The Bacteroidia bacterium genome includes a region encoding these proteins:
- a CDS encoding sulfatase — protein sequence MRYLLLLLIAVAITACHTPASQETADKAPTHSPELAFTPNIVWIVAEDLSPFLPDWGDPTVETPNISRLVAEGVKYTHVFSPSGVCAPSRAAISTGMYPASIGAHHMRTGGNPAYFPKGLTPYEALPDPEVQMHSERLRRAGYYCSNNAKEDLQYKKTPTAWDESSRTAHWKNRKAGQPFFAIFNLGVTHESQIWAKAEDSLWVDEDLNVNVPPYLPDNEVGQTDVRRMYSNIKVMDSQVGKLLAELEAANLMDSTIIFWYSDHGGPLPRMKRLVYDSGIRLPMVIRFPNKFRAGETDEQFVSFIDFKPTIMSLAGIEPGEYLDGKAFLGKYARKEEAQYVHAGGDRFDAKYDMVRAVRDKQYKYIRNYQPEKPMYLPVAYRENMPVMKELLRMRDAGELNEVQALWFKESKAPFEFYDLEKDPHEVNNLAEDPAYADKIKELSDEMDRWMGEIKDRGLIEEHEYLESIWPGQIQPETAAPIIAEENGKISLNSSTAGASIGYQILEAGEEVGERWEVYEEPFELADGKSLLAVAHRIGYKRSEIVEK from the coding sequence ATGAGATATTTACTACTACTACTCATTGCAGTTGCCATTACAGCCTGCCATACACCTGCAAGTCAGGAAACAGCTGATAAAGCTCCCACACACAGTCCTGAATTAGCTTTTACCCCCAATATTGTATGGATAGTGGCCGAGGACCTAAGTCCTTTTCTGCCCGATTGGGGCGACCCTACGGTAGAAACACCTAATATCAGTCGTTTGGTGGCAGAAGGAGTGAAATACACCCATGTTTTTTCACCTTCCGGAGTTTGCGCGCCCAGTCGTGCTGCGATTTCGACTGGCATGTATCCAGCGAGTATTGGGGCTCATCATATGCGAACCGGAGGAAATCCCGCCTACTTTCCAAAAGGCCTCACTCCTTACGAAGCCTTGCCCGATCCGGAAGTTCAGATGCATAGTGAGCGTTTGAGAAGGGCCGGATATTATTGTAGCAATAATGCCAAGGAAGATCTGCAATACAAAAAAACACCAACGGCCTGGGATGAAAGCAGCCGAACAGCCCATTGGAAAAACCGCAAAGCCGGACAGCCATTCTTTGCCATTTTCAATTTAGGAGTTACTCATGAATCTCAAATCTGGGCCAAAGCAGAGGATTCTCTTTGGGTGGATGAAGACCTGAACGTCAATGTACCTCCTTATTTGCCAGACAATGAAGTCGGACAGACAGATGTTCGCCGCATGTACTCCAATATCAAAGTTATGGACTCCCAGGTTGGAAAGCTTTTAGCTGAACTGGAAGCTGCAAACTTGATGGATAGTACGATCATATTCTGGTATTCAGATCATGGCGGTCCCCTACCCCGCATGAAACGCCTGGTTTATGATTCAGGCATTCGGCTTCCGATGGTAATTCGCTTTCCCAATAAATTCAGAGCAGGTGAAACGGATGAGCAGTTTGTGAGTTTTATTGACTTCAAGCCAACGATCATGTCATTGGCGGGAATAGAGCCAGGAGAATATCTGGATGGAAAAGCCTTTTTAGGGAAATATGCCCGAAAGGAGGAAGCCCAATATGTACATGCCGGAGGAGATCGCTTTGATGCCAAATATGATATGGTCCGGGCGGTTCGAGATAAGCAATATAAATACATCCGAAACTATCAGCCGGAAAAACCTATGTATTTGCCCGTTGCTTATAGGGAAAATATGCCGGTGATGAAAGAACTGCTTCGTATGCGAGATGCGGGAGAATTAAATGAAGTACAGGCACTATGGTTCAAGGAGAGTAAAGCCCCTTTCGAATTTTATGATTTGGAAAAGGATCCTCATGAGGTCAATAATCTGGCTGAAGACCCTGCCTATGCTGATAAAATCAAAGAATTGAGTGATGAGATGGATCGATGGATGGGGGAAATTAAAGACAGAGGCCTGATCGAGGAACATGAATATTTGGAATCCATCTGGCCTGGACAAATTCAGCCGGAAACAGCTGCTCCTATTATTGCAGAGGAAAATGGCAAGATCAGCCTGAATTCTTCTACTGCAGGAGCTTCTATTGGCTATCAGATATTGGAAGCAGGAGAGGAAGTTGGCGAAAGATGGGAAGTCTATGAGGAACCTTTTGAGCTTGCTGATGGGAAAAGCCTGCTAGCAGTCGCTCATCGGATCGGCTATAAGCGAAGTGAGATAGTTGAAAAATAG
- a CDS encoding AAA family ATPase, which yields MSSMIISIAIQKGGTGKTTTTIALGTGLAKYGQKVLLVDMDPQANLTLSMGHHEMLNSVSKTLYEAIWAISKDQDYDVPGIILPTELGVDLLPSTKHLGAADHELIQVDQRQKVLTRILDQVRDQYDIILIDTPPKIDNLTINALSASDYYLVPLNAEYFAASGLELLLDAANRIKDHINPDLQCLGVLLNRYNPHKVAMRNMASIAERRMGELVYTSFIRENISLMEAQMNNMSIYDYAPKSNGAADYSAFVRETMLRLGLAVPESKK from the coding sequence ATGAGTTCGATGATCATTTCCATAGCGATTCAAAAAGGAGGGACCGGTAAGACGACAACCACCATAGCCCTGGGAACAGGCCTGGCAAAATATGGCCAGAAGGTATTATTGGTTGACATGGACCCCCAGGCAAATTTGACTTTGAGCATGGGGCATCATGAAATGCTCAATAGCGTTTCTAAAACTTTGTATGAAGCCATCTGGGCCATCTCCAAAGATCAGGACTACGATGTGCCCGGGATAATTTTGCCCACCGAACTTGGAGTGGATTTGCTGCCTTCCACCAAACACCTCGGAGCAGCCGATCATGAGTTGATTCAGGTAGATCAAAGGCAGAAGGTTTTGACACGAATTCTGGATCAGGTGCGGGATCAATACGATATCATCCTTATCGATACACCTCCCAAGATCGACAACCTGACCATCAATGCCCTTTCGGCCAGTGACTATTACCTCGTTCCTTTAAATGCAGAATATTTTGCGGCCTCTGGTTTGGAACTCCTGCTGGATGCTGCAAATCGGATAAAGGATCACATCAATCCTGACCTCCAGTGTTTGGGCGTCCTGCTCAATCGCTACAATCCGCATAAGGTAGCTATGCGCAATATGGCCAGCATTGCAGAACGGAGAATGGGGGAGTTGGTTTACACCTCCTTCATCCGTGAAAATATATCTCTCATGGAAGCACAAATGAACAATATGAGCATATATGATTATGCACCTAAAAGTAATGGTGCAGCTGATTATAGCGCTTTTGTTAGAGAGACGATGTTGCGATTGGGCCTCGCCGTACCCGAAAGTAAAAAATAG
- a CDS encoding DoxX family protein: protein MNKIKQFFFSTTEDSPMADLGLLILRVGAGLSLAFGHGLGKIPATEGFIEGVGKMGFAMPALFAWAAALSEFLGGIFIALGFATKPSSVLITITMLVAAFIRHAEDPFGRKEKAILFALIAIYLLLKGAGKYSLDELIYNRMM, encoded by the coding sequence ATGAATAAAATCAAACAATTTTTCTTTTCGACTACAGAGGATAGCCCCATGGCTGATTTGGGACTATTAATTCTTAGAGTAGGAGCAGGTTTATCTTTGGCTTTTGGGCACGGTTTGGGGAAAATTCCTGCAACAGAAGGTTTCATTGAGGGAGTAGGGAAAATGGGCTTTGCCATGCCTGCTCTATTTGCCTGGGCCGCTGCTTTGTCCGAATTTTTAGGAGGAATTTTCATCGCATTGGGATTTGCCACAAAGCCCAGCTCTGTACTTATTACCATCACGATGCTTGTAGCTGCTTTTATAAGACATGCTGAAGATCCTTTTGGAAGAAAAGAAAAAGCCATCCTCTTTGCGCTAATTGCTATTTATCTCCTGCTTAAAGGAGCAGGGAAATACAGCCTGGATGAGCTTATTTATAATCGGATGATGTAA
- a CDS encoding replication initiation protein produces MATTMSNPLLQGSKSLVVKDNKLINAHYSMSVLEMRLFLAMVVQVHKDDRDFKTYKVRVRELMDAGGGMSENIYHRLDVITDQLIKRYMRVPLDEGGFTKIGFVSKVEYKKRKGMVELRFDPDLKPYLLQLKEQFTIYDIRNVLSLQSSHSVRIYELLKQFERIGERTIEVERLKEMLGLIGKYRSYNYFKKRVILQAQVELQKKCDISFEFEEQKEGRRVTAIRFIIHKQKTERVGLETGLDQPEMVTALKEMGLSPTLSEEFARALPAAEIQRAIQYTRRQYEAGKIKSSVGGYLKKVLEAGGVSENLFDRESAEKKEQEKISRDKKREEEELIRELQDRFDEVRRAEVGELLQNASEDDWLAFAAWADDHVFVKQKVFENGRLNKESEETQFWFQSFLSDRLPPKQDAFMKWTYKETGYQLRLVPGNGKDSYEVIGKQGDLFTFDN; encoded by the coding sequence ATGGCAACAACAATGTCTAATCCTTTGCTACAGGGCTCCAAGTCCCTGGTCGTCAAAGATAACAAACTGATCAATGCCCACTACTCGATGAGTGTGCTTGAGATGCGTTTGTTCCTTGCTATGGTCGTCCAGGTGCACAAAGATGATCGCGATTTCAAAACCTACAAGGTCAGGGTTCGCGAACTTATGGATGCCGGAGGTGGAATGTCCGAGAATATCTACCACAGATTGGATGTCATCACCGACCAACTCATCAAACGCTATATGCGGGTTCCTCTGGATGAAGGAGGTTTTACCAAAATAGGGTTTGTCAGTAAGGTAGAATACAAAAAAAGGAAGGGAATGGTCGAACTCCGATTCGATCCTGATCTCAAGCCTTACCTCCTCCAGCTCAAAGAGCAATTCACCATTTATGACATTCGAAATGTTTTGAGTCTTCAAAGTTCTCATTCAGTGAGGATCTATGAGTTGCTCAAGCAGTTTGAACGGATAGGAGAAAGAACGATTGAAGTGGAAAGGCTCAAAGAGATGTTGGGGCTGATTGGGAAATACCGCAGTTACAACTATTTCAAAAAACGTGTGATTCTCCAAGCCCAGGTGGAACTTCAAAAGAAGTGTGATATCAGCTTTGAGTTTGAGGAGCAAAAGGAAGGACGGAGAGTTACAGCCATTCGTTTTATCATTCACAAACAGAAAACAGAACGAGTCGGACTCGAAACCGGATTGGATCAACCTGAGATGGTGACCGCCCTGAAAGAAATGGGCCTCTCCCCTACCCTCTCCGAAGAATTTGCGAGAGCCTTACCAGCTGCAGAAATTCAGCGAGCAATTCAGTACACACGTAGACAATACGAAGCCGGAAAGATCAAAAGCAGTGTAGGAGGCTACCTGAAAAAAGTACTGGAAGCAGGTGGTGTTTCGGAAAATTTATTTGATCGGGAAAGCGCAGAAAAGAAAGAACAGGAAAAGATCAGTCGTGATAAAAAGAGAGAGGAAGAAGAATTGATCAGAGAATTGCAGGATCGTTTTGATGAAGTGAGAAGAGCGGAAGTAGGAGAGCTTTTACAAAACGCAAGTGAAGATGACTGGTTGGCCTTCGCAGCCTGGGCAGATGATCATGTGTTTGTAAAACAAAAAGTTTTTGAGAATGGTCGCCTGAATAAAGAAAGTGAAGAGACTCAGTTTTGGTTTCAGAGTTTTCTTTCGGATAGACTTCCTCCCAAACAGGATGCTTTTATGAAGTGGACCTACAAAGAAACGGGCTACCAATTGAGGCTCGTTCCTGGAAATGGAAAAGATAGCTATGAAGTTATCGGCAAACAGGGAGACCTGTTTACCTTTGATAACTAA
- a CDS encoding KilA-N domain-containing protein produces MSEKIYIDGKEISVKSIDEQDYISLTDMVRDRRNPSQAINNWLRNRDTLELLSFWESMNNPDFNLLEFEKIRNEAGRNAFTISVKNWIQETGAIGLEAKAGRYGGTFGHRDLAFAFASWVSPLFQLMLIREFQHLKSHEYQRQKLEWDAGRFLSKVNYSLQADAIENTILPRISEKDGKFIYADEADLINLVIFGMTAKEWREANPDAKGNIRDHASLIQLVVLSNLETHNADYIRAGASKEARYRRLCEIAAKQVEVFKRDIRLSDDRKFLK; encoded by the coding sequence ATGAGCGAAAAGATTTATATAGATGGAAAAGAGATCTCTGTCAAATCGATTGATGAGCAGGACTATATTTCTTTGACCGATATGGTAAGAGATAGGAGAAATCCCAGTCAAGCTATAAACAATTGGTTGCGAAATCGAGATACCCTTGAATTACTTTCATTTTGGGAGAGTATGAATAATCCAGATTTTAATCTTCTCGAATTCGAGAAGATTAGAAATGAGGCAGGCAGAAATGCATTTACAATATCGGTAAAAAACTGGATTCAGGAAACCGGGGCTATAGGATTAGAGGCGAAAGCGGGCCGATATGGCGGCACTTTTGGACATAGAGATTTGGCTTTTGCTTTTGCTTCCTGGGTAAGTCCTTTATTCCAACTTATGCTAATACGTGAGTTCCAACATCTCAAATCTCATGAGTACCAGCGCCAGAAACTCGAATGGGATGCAGGCCGTTTCCTTTCTAAAGTGAATTACTCCTTGCAAGCAGATGCAATTGAAAATACCATTCTGCCTCGTATCTCTGAAAAAGATGGTAAATTCATTTATGCTGATGAGGCGGATCTCATCAATCTGGTCATCTTTGGAATGACCGCGAAAGAATGGAGAGAAGCAAATCCTGATGCCAAAGGGAATATACGGGATCATGCCAGTCTCATCCAATTAGTTGTCTTATCAAATCTCGAAACCCACAATGCCGATTATATACGTGCAGGAGCAAGTAAAGAGGCTCGTTACCGACGTTTGTGCGAAATAGCGGCTAAGCAGGTCGAAGTTTTCAAACGTGATATTCGATTATCTGATGATCGGAAGTTTTTGAAATAA
- a CDS encoding DUF1330 domain-containing protein codes for MLLKDQIVASKEAFMKAMKDYPQDEPVTMINILKFKAKTGRGEETGQEAYKVYSKNVASLVKKAGAEVVWAGEVKGTIIGDYTDQPHMLLLVKYPNMKAFMDMAISEAYQKVKHDREIALEYGGLLPAMQIPGLG; via the coding sequence ATGCTGCTGAAGGATCAAATTGTGGCTTCAAAAGAAGCCTTTATGAAAGCCATGAAGGATTATCCCCAGGATGAGCCCGTGACCATGATCAATATTCTCAAGTTCAAAGCAAAGACGGGTAGGGGAGAAGAAACGGGACAAGAAGCCTATAAGGTATATAGTAAAAATGTTGCCTCTTTAGTAAAAAAGGCAGGAGCAGAAGTTGTATGGGCAGGTGAGGTAAAAGGAACCATCATCGGCGATTATACAGATCAACCGCATATGTTGCTTTTGGTCAAATATCCGAATATGAAGGCCTTTATGGACATGGCTATATCCGAGGCATACCAAAAAGTCAAGCATGATCGGGAAATAGCCCTGGAATATGGAGGACTATTGCCAGCTATGCAAATTCCGGGTTTAGGATAA